Proteins from one Bactrocera neohumeralis isolate Rockhampton chromosome 3, APGP_CSIRO_Bneo_wtdbg2-racon-allhic-juicebox.fasta_v2, whole genome shotgun sequence genomic window:
- the LOC126753444 gene encoding tyrosine-protein kinase Drl codes for MSFSTNLTFTFGLFMFCGALVHCHLNVYLNLHEVMRLIGVSAELYYVRDGQVNDYALNFAVPVPANVNEISFTWQSLAHHPLPYSVNIITSEPFVLPRPMLNISRIGEIPLEPQTFAVSLKCSGTRDAEVEVTIAIEIILDRKTNNITDLMFKRKKICLAGPQEDGRHANIGSGVGNLNKHINQPIEGILEDVTGGHVVHENEGIKFGGDGISPHATSSDEQHMMDENLLGGGRLSGPGTILHDFDPMLKETLAPPTSGVTTLIIGGILALILVVTLIVIAYCAKGPTKRQNHGVHLIKTSSFQRLPTISSTAHNSIYVCPSVITPTYATLTRPFREYEQEPEEFNRRLSELTVQKCRVRLSSLVQEGTYGRIYKGTYNDSQEVLVKTVAQHASQIQVSLLLQEGMMLYDAAHPNVLSVLGVTIEDFTTPFLLYPAANNTRNLKLFLQEPAYARSVTTIQTVLMSSQLAIAVEHLHNHGVIHKDIAARNCVIDDQLRVKLTDSSLSRDLFSGDYNCLGDGENRPIKWMSLETIQKKHYNEGSDVWSFGVLMWEMCTLGKLPYAEIDPYEMEHYLKDGYRLAQPYNCPDELFTIMAYCWAVLPTERPSFSQLQICLSEFHTQITRYV; via the exons GTGTCTCGGCTGAGTTGTATTATGTGCGCGATGGTCAGGTCAACGATTATGCGCTTAATTTTGCCGTTCCTGTGCCGGCGAACGTCAACGAGATCTCCTTTACGTGGCAGAGTCTAGCCCATCATCCGCTCCCATACAGTGTCAACATTATTACATCAGAGCCATTCGTACTGCCACGGCCAATGTTGAATATTTCACGCATCGGCGAAATTCCGCTGGAGCCACAAACTTTCGCTGTCAGTTTGAAATGCTCTGGCACACGAGACGCCGAAGTTGAGGTCACCATCGCCATCGAAATAATACTGGACCGAAAGACGAATAACATAACAGATTTGATGTTCAAACGCAAAAAAATTTGTCTTGCAGGCCCGCAGGAAGACGGACGCCATGCGAATATCGGTAGTGGTGTTGGCAATTTGAACAAACATATTAACCAACCGATAGAGGGTATTTTGGAAGATGTTACTGGTGGTCATGTAGTGCACGAAAACGAGGGGATAAAGTTCGGTGGGGACGGTATAAGTCCACATGCAACCAGTAGTGATGAACAGCATATGATGGATGAAAATTTGTTAGGCGGTGGTCGTTTGAGCGGTCCAGGCACTATTTTGCACGATTTTGATCCCATGCTAAAGGAGACACTTGCGCCACCCACTAGCGGTGTAACCACACTCATAATTGGCGGTATACTGGCATTGATACTGGTCGTTACACTAATTGTAATTGCTTACTGCGCTAAGGGACCAACGAAGCGGCAAAATCACGGGGTACATCTGATTAAAACATCGAGCTTTCAGCGCTTACCTACAATATCATCGACAGCTCACAATTCCATCTATGTGTGTCCCTCCGTTATCACGCCCACTTATGCAACACTCACACGACCTTTCCGAGAGTACGAACAGGAACCGGAGGAGTTCAATCGTCGCCTGAGTGAATTGACTGTACAAAAGTGTCGTGTTCGATTATCAAGTTTGGTGCAAGAGGGCACATATGGCCGCATATATAAGGGTACTTACAATGACAGCCAAGAGGTACTGGTGAAAACTGTCGCTCAACATGCCAGTCAAATCCAAGTGTCGCTTTTGCTGCAAGAAGGTATGATGCTATACGATGCGGCACATCCCAACGTACTGTCCGTCTTAGGCGTTACAATCGAGGATTTTACTACACCATTTTTGCTCTATCCAGCGGCCAACAATACACGAAATTTGAAGCTGTTCTTACAAGAACCGGCATATGCGAGAAGCGTTACCACCATCCAGACAGTGCTAATGTCCTCGCAACTGGCAATCGCCGTGGAACACTTACATAATCACGGTGTAATCCATAAGGATATTGCGGCCAGAAACTGTGT TATCGATGACCAACTGCGCGTCAAACTTACCGATAGTTCGTTGAGTCGTGATCTATTCTCAGGTGATTATAACTGCTTAGGCGATGGTGAAAATCGGCCCATTAAATGGATGTCACTTGAGACTATACAAAAGAAGCACTACAACGAGGGTAGCGATGTGTGGTCCTTCGGTGTTCTAATGTGGGAGATGTGCACACTAGGTAAACTACCTTACGCCGAGATCGACCCATATGAAATGGAGCATTACTTGAAGGATGGCTACCGTCTGGCACAACCTTATAACTGTCCAGATGAATT ATTCACCATTATGGCCTACTGCTGGGCAGTATTACCGACTGAACGTCCCTCATTtagccaattgcaaatatgtCTTTCTGAGTTCCACACGCAAATCACAAGATATGTCTAA